The following are encoded in a window of Vespula pensylvanica isolate Volc-1 chromosome 2, ASM1446617v1, whole genome shotgun sequence genomic DNA:
- the LOC122637577 gene encoding FAD synthase-like: MEVYTAGLIVIGDEILRGQIVDTNTSYLAQKLRATGVKLCKVTVVPDIVEEIAQEVSEASQKYSIVFTSGGVGPTHDDVTYEGIAKALKVKLELHQELLKFYTKLLTGKTEIERLSIVPCPCDLIYVNSTDDYAVIKISNIYVLPGSPKYFKPAVDTIMPKLKKGNPLHFDYVDIESDELSLVKILDEQAQRWKGKVNIGSYPQGEPSFLNTFVRITFEGLENDVIKAKEELISCIPTHIIQNIKERFSVEQAEVVINNSNNEEHVQCAIDILEQCYNKYDSNEIFLSFNGGKDCTVVLHLAACICALRKISPPLCLYVAADPFLEVEAFVEKAANYYGLELIRKEPPLRLALDKLLHDKNYLKASLMGMRKGDPGSEKLKTFSVTDSGWPNIMRVNPILYWTYSQVWQFLIKHKVPYCSLYDKGYTSIGTKTTTLPNPLLKDPQNPSNYLPAYTLSDVSAERQGRE; the protein is encoded by the exons ATGGAGGTGTATACAGCAGGACTGATCGTGATAGGCGATGAAATCTTACGCGGACAAATCGTAGATACAAATACATCATATTTGGCACAAAAATTAAGAGCTACGGGAGTGAAGCTTTGTAAAGTAACAGTGGTACCTGACATA GTAGAAGAAATCGCACAAGAAGTCTCTGAGGCATCCCAAAAATATTCCATTGTGTTTACATCTGGTGGAGTTGGTCCTACGCACGACGATGTTACGTACGAAGGGATTGCGAAAGCATTGAAAGTAAAACTTGAGTTACACCAAGAGTTGTTGAAATTTTACACAAAGTTACTTACTGGAAAGACTGAAATAGAACGTTTATCTATAGTACCATGTCCTTGCGATCTTATCTATGTTAATTCAACTG ATGATTATGCAGTGATCaagatttcaaatatttatgttcTTCCTGGTTctccaaaatattttaaacctGCAGTAGATACAATTATGCCTAAATTAAAGAAAGGTAATCCATTACATTTTGATTACGTTGATATTGAATCGGATGAATTATCATTAGTAAAGATATTGGATGAACAAGCACAACGTTGGAAAGGCAAAGTGAATATAGGAAGTTATCCTCAAGGAGAACCAAGTTTTTTGAATACTTTTGTAAGAATTACATTCGAAGGACTTGAAAACGATGTCATTAAAGCAAAAGAAGAGTTGATTTCATGTATACCAACTCATATCATtcagaatataaaagaaagatttagtGTCGAACAAGCAGaagttgttattaataatagtaataacgaGGAACACGTGCAGTGTGCAATTGACATTTTGGAACAATGCTATAATAA atatgattcaaatgaaatttttctaagtTTCAATGGTGGGAAGGATTGTACGGTTGTGTTACATTTAGCTGCTTGTATTTGTGCATTGCGCAAAATTTCTCCTCCATTATGTTTATACGTAGCAGCTGATCCATTTTTAgag GTGGAAGCATTTGTAGAAAAAGCAGCTAACTATTATGGTttagaattaattagaaaGGAACCGCCGTTGCGTTTAGCATTGGATAAACTTTTGCatgataaaaattacttaaaaGCAAGTCTAATGGGTATGAGAAAAGGAGATCCTGGgtcagaaaaattaaaaacatttagtGTTACCGATTCAGGATGGCCAAACATAATGAGAGTCAATCCAATATTATACTGGACGTATAGTCAAGTGTggcaatttttaattaaacacaAAGTACCATATTGTTCATTATATGACAAGGGTTACACAAGTATTGGcacaaaaacaacaacactGCCGAATCCTTTATTGAAGGATCCTCAAAATCCATCTAATTATTTACCAGCATATACTTTAAGCGATGTATCTGCCGAAAGGCAAGGAAGAGAATga
- the LOC122637578 gene encoding opsin, ultraviolet-sensitive, with protein sequence MFNDSIHWEARVLPAGPPRLLGWNVPAEELVHIPEHWLVFPEPNPSLHYILALLYILFTFIALLGNGLVIWIFCAAKSLRTPSNMFVVNLAICDFAMMMKTPIFIYNSFNTGFALGNLACQIFATIGSLSGIGAAVTNAAIAYDRYSTIARPLDGKLSRGQVILFVGLIWVYVLPWVLMPAMGVWGRYVPEGFLTSCSFDYLTDTAETRYFVLTLFIFSYCVPMSLIVYYYSQIVSHVVNHEKALREQAKKMNVESLRSNANQNAQSAEIRIAKAAITICFLFVAAWTPYAVLAMIGAFGNKALLTPGVTMIPACFCKSVACIDPYVYAISHPKYRLELQKRLPWLELQEKPIVSDSTSTTTETVNAPPPASS encoded by the exons ATGTTCAACGACAGTATTCATTGGGAGGCGAGAGTTCTACCAGCAGGCCCACCACGTTTGTTAGGATGGAACGTCCCTGCCGAAGAATTGGTCCATATACCGGAACATTGGCTGGTCTTTCCTGAGCCTAATCCCTCCCTTCATTACATACTGGCCctgttatacatattattcaCATTTATTGCCTTGCTTGGCAATGGTCTCGTCATATGGATATTTTGCGC TGCCAAATCTTTGAGGACTCCCTCGAACATGTTCGTGGTGAATCTTGCGATTTGCGATTTTGCCATGATGATGAAGACaccaatttttatatacaattcaTTTAACACGGGCTTTGCTTTGGGCAATTTGGCATGTCAGATTTTTGCTACGATTGGTTCATTGTCTGGTATTGGTGCAGCGGTAACTAATGCTGCGATAGCATATGACAGATACAG taCCATAGCCAGACCATTGGATGGGAAATTATCACGCGGTCAAGTGATCCTTTTCGTCGGATTAATTTGGGTTTACGTTTTGCCTTGGGTATTAATGCCTGCCATGGGTGTTTGGGGTCGTTATGTACCTGAAGGATTTCTTACAAGCTGTAGCTTTGATTATTTAACTGATACTGCTGAAACAAGATACTTTGTcttaactttatttattttctcctatTGCGTACCAATGTCACTTATTGTGTATTATTACAGTCAAATTGTTAGTCATGTTGTTAATCACGAAAAGGCTCTTCGAGAACAAGCAAAAAAGATGAACGTTGAAAGTCTACGAAGTAACGCTAATCAGAATGCTCAATCTGCTGAAATTCGTATAGCAAag gcTGCCATTACGATCTGTTTCCTATTTGTTGCCGCATGGACACCATACGCAGTACTTGCTATGATCGGTGCATTTGGAAACAAAGCGTTGCTTACTCCCGGCGTTACTATGATACCTGCATGCTTTTGCAAAAGTGTTGCCTGTATCGATCCATATGTTTATGCGATCAGTCATCCAAAATACag GCTCGAGTTGCAAAAACGATTGCCATGGTTAGAGCTTCAAGAGAAACCAATCGTATCCGACAGTACAAGTACGACTACCGAAACTGTAAATGCACCACCACCAGCTTCGAGTTAA